The following is a genomic window from Candidatus Methylomirabilota bacterium.
CCATTGACTGCGTCGCAGCACTGATTGAGCAACTCAGTCCCTTGGCAGCGCCGCCGGAGCGTGAAGAACTACAGCACATGCTCGCGAACCTAAGGCTAAGCTTTGTCCGGCAAAGCGGCGGGTCACACGGAGCCGCGTGACAATTGGGGCGAGATCCCCTCGACCGGGCGCAGAGGGACCGGGGCATCCCAGGCGAGGGTGCGTCAGGGATGCCCTTTTGCCTTCAGATACCTCCAGTAGGCCTCGCTTCGTGATTTGGTGTGCTGGCTGTTGATCTGTATTCGGATTCCGGCAATTTTGCCGGGATGACCGCCATAGAGTTTCCTGTAGTCTTCGACCACGTTCCGGTTCTCGGTAATCCACTTCCCTTTTTCCGCCTCGCCGGACTCGATCACCACTACTCTGATGCGCAAGAATGGATACACCGGTGGAAAAGTGGGCTCCGCGATGGTTCCCTTTGGAGCATTGCTGTCCCAGATGTAGGCGATGACGTCTTTCTGCAAAAAATCCGGCGTGAACACCAGGTAGAGTTGGGCGGCCTGGTCGTCCGTACCGAG
Proteins encoded in this region:
- a CDS encoding DUF3047 domain-containing protein, which encodes MAQLVRGLLSRISWFIGVLVLSLCLVPGGALGVEEVVIVDFGQERDGVPPGWELTEKIGKAELSLVKDGNGRVLRLRSNSSSFAIQKEVDIDLKQTPFLEWQWKVTEMPKWGDFRSLGTDDQAAQLYLVFTPDFLQKDVIAYIWDSNAPKGTIAEPTFPPVYPFLRIRVVVIESGEAEKGKWITENRNVVEDYRKLYGGHPGKIAGIRIQINSQHTKSRSEAYWRYLKAKGHP